Proteins from a genomic interval of Xiphophorus maculatus strain JP 163 A chromosome 7, X_maculatus-5.0-male, whole genome shotgun sequence:
- the LOC102229608 gene encoding gamma-crystallin M2-like isoform X1 produces MSTTEMSNTDMNMRGKIIFYEDRNFMGRHYECMSDCADMSSYMSRCHSCRVESGCFMVYDRPNYMGNQYFFRRGEYGDYMSMMGWRDWIRSCRMIPMYRGSYRMRIYERENFGGQMYEMMDDCDSIMDRYRMSDCMSCHVMDGHWLMYEHPHYRGRMMYMRPGEYRSFREMGYGGMRFMSMRRIMDSWY; encoded by the exons ATGAGCACCACTGAGATGAGTAACACCGACATGAATATGAGGGGCAAG ATCATCTTCTATGAGGATAGGAACTTTATGGGTCGCCACTATGAGTGCATGAGTGACTGTGCTGACATGTCCTCCTACATGAGCAGGTGTCACTCCTGCAGGGTGGAGAGCGGCTGCTTCATGGTCTACGACCGCCCCAACTACATGGGAAACCAGTACTTCTTCAGGAGGGGAGAATACGGTGACTACATGAGCATGATGGGCTGGAGGGACTGGATCAGATCTTGTCGTATGATCCCCATG TACAGGGGATCCTACAGGATGAGGATCTATGAGAGGGAGAACTTTGGTGGTCAGATGTATGAGATGATGGATGACTGTGACTCCATCATGGATCGCTACCGCATGTCTGACTGCATGTCCTGCCATGTGATGGATGGCCACTGGCTGATGTACGAGCACCCCCACTACAGAGGCAGGATGATGTACATGAGGCCTGGAGAGTACAGGAGCTTCAGGGAGATGGGATATGGAGGCATGAGGTTCATGAGCATGAGGAGGATCATGGATTCCTGGTATTAA
- the LOC102229608 gene encoding gamma-crystallin M2-like isoform X3 — MSTTETSQTDMNMRGKIIFYEDRNFMGRHYECMSDCADMSSYMSRCHSCRVESGCFMVYDRPNYMGNQYFFRRGEYGDYMSMMGWRDWIRSCRMIPMYRGSYRMRIYERENFGGQMYEMMDDCDSIMDRYRMSDCMSCHVMDGHWLMYEHPHYRGRMMYMRPGEYRSFREMGYGGMRFMSMRRIMDSWY; from the exons ATCATCTTCTATGAGGATAGGAACTTTATGGGTCGCCACTATGAGTGCATGAGTGACTGTGCTGACATGTCCTCCTACATGAGCAGGTGTCACTCCTGCAGGGTGGAGAGCGGCTGCTTCATGGTCTACGACCGCCCCAACTACATGGGAAACCAGTACTTCTTCAGGAGGGGAGAATACGGTGACTACATGAGCATGATGGGCTGGAGGGACTGGATCAGATCTTGTCGTATGATCCCCATG TACAGGGGATCCTACAGGATGAGGATCTATGAGAGGGAGAACTTTGGTGGTCAGATGTATGAGATGATGGATGACTGTGACTCCATCATGGATCGCTACCGCATGTCTGACTGCATGTCCTGCCATGTGATGGATGGCCACTGGCTGATGTACGAGCACCCCCACTACAGAGGCAGGATGATGTACATGAGGCCTGGAGAGTACAGGAGCTTCAGGGAGATGGGATATGGAGGCATGAGGTTCATGAGCATGAGGAGGATCATGGATTCCTGGTATTAA
- the LOC102229608 gene encoding gamma-crystallin M2-like isoform X6, protein MTNTNMNMRGKIIFYEDRNFMGRHYECMSDCADMSSYMSRCHSCRVESGCFMVYDRPNYMGNQYFFRRGEYGDYMSMMGWRDWIRSCRMIPMYRGSYRMRIYERENFGGQMYEMMDDCDSIMDRYRMSDCMSCHVMDGHWLMYEHPHYRGRMMYMRPGEYRSFREMGYGGMRFMSMRRIMDSWY, encoded by the exons ATCATCTTCTATGAGGATAGGAACTTTATGGGTCGCCACTATGAGTGCATGAGTGACTGTGCTGACATGTCCTCCTACATGAGCAGGTGTCACTCCTGCAGGGTGGAGAGCGGCTGCTTCATGGTCTACGACCGCCCCAACTACATGGGAAACCAGTACTTCTTCAGGAGGGGAGAATACGGTGACTACATGAGCATGATGGGCTGGAGGGACTGGATCAGATCTTGTCGTATGATCCCCATG TACAGGGGATCCTACAGGATGAGGATCTATGAGAGGGAGAACTTTGGTGGTCAGATGTATGAGATGATGGATGACTGTGACTCCATCATGGATCGCTACCGCATGTCTGACTGCATGTCCTGCCATGTGATGGATGGCCACTGGCTGATGTACGAGCACCCCCACTACAGAGGCAGGATGATGTACATGAGGCCTGGAGAGTACAGGAGCTTCAGGGAGATGGGATATGGAGGCATGAGGTTCATGAGCATGAGGAGGATCATGGATTCCTGGTATTAA